A window of the Pantoea sp. Lij88 genome harbors these coding sequences:
- a CDS encoding SOS response-associated peptidase family protein, with protein sequence MCGRFAQYSSRDEYFDALGLKSDEIIYDPEPIARFNVAPGTKVLLLNEREDEFHFDPVYCYGPEWWDKQPLINARGETAATGRMFRPLWEHGRAIVPANGWYEWKREGDKKQPYFIYHKKKAPLFFAAIGRAPYGQEHGHEGFVIVTSASNKGMVDIHDRCPLVLTADAVREWLSAETTPERAQEIAHDAALPGKDFSWHPVTTKVGNIHNQGESLIEKIKPE encoded by the coding sequence ATGTGTGGACGGTTTGCGCAGTACAGTAGCAGAGACGAGTATTTTGACGCGCTCGGGCTTAAATCAGATGAGATTATTTATGACCCGGAACCCATTGCGCGATTTAATGTTGCGCCGGGAACAAAGGTTCTCCTGCTGAACGAACGGGAGGATGAGTTTCACTTTGACCCGGTTTACTGCTATGGCCCGGAGTGGTGGGACAAACAGCCCCTGATTAATGCCCGCGGTGAAACAGCTGCAACAGGCCGTATGTTCAGACCGTTATGGGAGCACGGTCGTGCCATTGTGCCTGCCAATGGGTGGTATGAGTGGAAGCGGGAGGGTGACAAAAAACAGCCTTACTTCATCTATCACAAAAAGAAAGCGCCGCTTTTCTTCGCCGCGATTGGCAGGGCGCCTTATGGCCAGGAACACGGGCATGAGGGATTTGTGATCGTTACGTCAGCGAGCAACAAGGGCATGGTGGATATCCATGACCGCTGCCCGCTGGTTCTGACTGCAGATGCTGTACGCGAATGGCTGAGCGCTGAAACCACGCCGGAACGCGCGCAGGAAATCGCTCACGATGCCGCTTTGCCCGGGAAGGATTTCTCCTGGCATCCCGTTACAACAAAAGTGGGCAACATCCATAATCAGGGGGAGTCTCTGATTGAGAAAATCAAGCCTGAATGA
- a CDS encoding CocE/NonD family hydrolase, with translation MPERFTAFLFLSALSVSLSFSSYAGTQSQDPEYQQIDGLIREPLALSVTLSNGEPAVLDASVTRPLSNKPLPVVLITNETTGKAEFDRWILNPDRYASTAITFARHGYAAVVVLRQGYGQSSGAAEYAGHSCSQPAHMQAGEQDVVNISAALEAIRRKPWAEADNVTLAGMSAGGFAVIATGARNLPGVKAIINFDGGRGAIDGKSLCDKTGLMQAYAQYGKTTNTPSLWLYAENDKSFSPDIGREMFNAYRQRENGAQFIVMPPYGKNGHTFMDSAPESFWWTTVANFLRQQHQPYQEVISLPVTRLAEPPALNAVGKKAFSEYESTQRYEKAFATDSDGDWAASYWARTSQEAAKSALSNCVNEQKKGASRCTLYAINNHYADSKLRE, from the coding sequence ATGCCTGAACGTTTTACCGCATTTTTATTTCTTTCAGCACTTTCAGTCAGTTTAAGTTTTTCGTCATATGCAGGAACACAGTCACAGGATCCTGAATATCAGCAGATAGACGGACTTATAAGAGAGCCACTGGCATTGTCGGTCACTCTAAGTAATGGTGAGCCTGCGGTCCTGGATGCTTCGGTTACACGTCCGCTCAGTAACAAGCCGTTACCCGTGGTATTGATTACCAATGAAACGACCGGCAAGGCGGAGTTTGACCGCTGGATTCTCAATCCTGACCGGTATGCTTCAACAGCGATTACTTTTGCACGCCATGGTTACGCTGCAGTGGTCGTTCTTCGGCAGGGCTACGGACAGTCAAGTGGGGCTGCAGAATATGCAGGACACTCATGCAGCCAGCCTGCCCACATGCAGGCCGGTGAGCAGGACGTAGTGAACATCAGCGCGGCACTTGAGGCCATTCGAAGAAAACCCTGGGCAGAAGCAGATAACGTCACGCTGGCTGGCATGTCGGCTGGGGGATTTGCTGTTATCGCGACCGGTGCCAGAAATCTTCCGGGCGTGAAGGCCATAATCAATTTCGATGGTGGCAGAGGGGCTATTGACGGGAAATCTCTCTGTGACAAAACGGGTCTGATGCAGGCCTATGCACAATACGGAAAAACGACGAACACGCCGTCGCTGTGGCTCTACGCAGAAAATGATAAATCGTTTTCGCCTGATATCGGGCGTGAGATGTTTAACGCCTATCGGCAGAGGGAGAACGGAGCACAGTTCATCGTAATGCCGCCATATGGTAAGAATGGGCACACTTTCATGGATTCAGCGCCGGAAAGTTTCTGGTGGACCACGGTAGCTAACTTCCTCAGGCAGCAGCATCAGCCATACCAGGAAGTCATCAGCCTGCCGGTCACCAGACTGGCTGAGCCGCCAGCGCTGAACGCTGTGGGGAAAAAAGCATTTTCCGAATATGAATCAACACAGCGATATGAAAAAGCCTTTGCCACGGATTCTGATGGTGACTGGGCAGCATCATACTGGGCCAGAACCTCTCAGGAAGCGGCTAAATCAGCCCTGAGTAACTGCGTTAATGAACAGAAAAAGGGTGCGTCCAGATGCACGCTTTACGCGATCAATAATCATTATGCTGACAGTAAATTACGGGAGTAA
- a CDS encoding glycoside hydrolase family 10 protein — translation MKRGVALAAALLLVSCASEPPKSLVTPFPPVTKQPLPAPGKPAQPQVHEPVRGVWLATVSRLDWPPVASVNGTSPAQRIRLQQQSLTDKLDKLKSLGINTVFFQVKPDATALWPSKILPWSDMLTGKIGDDPGYDPLQFMLDEAHKRGIKVHAWFNPYRVSVNTKPSTVSELNRTLSLHPASVFVLHRDWIRTSGDRYVLDPGIPEARDWITSIVAEVVARYPIDGVQFDDYFYSESAGSLLNDNQTFSRYGQGFASKADWRRHNTQQLIEQVSRTIKQLKPEVEFGVSPAGVWRNLSHDPAGSDTRGAAAYDEAFADTRRWVQQGLLDYIAPQLYWPFSRQAARYDVLANWWAEVVKPTKTRLYIGLALYKVGEPSKIEPDWTLQGGVPELKKQLDLNESNPNISGTILFRENYLNQPQTQQAVSYLKSRWGG, via the coding sequence ATTAAGCGAGGCGTCGCGCTGGCTGCGGCGTTGTTGCTGGTCAGTTGCGCATCTGAGCCGCCGAAATCACTGGTGACGCCTTTTCCGCCCGTGACGAAACAGCCGTTACCCGCGCCGGGTAAGCCAGCGCAGCCTCAGGTTCATGAACCGGTGCGGGGCGTCTGGTTAGCCACGGTGTCGCGTCTCGACTGGCCACCGGTTGCATCAGTGAATGGCACCAGTCCGGCGCAGCGTATTCGCCTGCAGCAACAATCGCTGACCGACAAGCTGGATAAGCTGAAAAGCCTGGGGATTAACACCGTGTTTTTCCAGGTTAAGCCCGATGCTACGGCGCTCTGGCCCTCTAAAATTCTGCCGTGGTCAGATATGCTGACCGGCAAAATCGGCGACGATCCGGGTTATGATCCGTTGCAGTTTATGCTCGATGAGGCGCACAAGCGGGGTATTAAAGTTCATGCCTGGTTCAACCCTTACCGGGTCTCGGTGAATACCAAACCTTCAACCGTCAGCGAACTGAACCGCACGCTGTCACTGCATCCGGCCAGCGTTTTTGTTTTGCATCGCGACTGGATCCGCACCTCTGGCGATCGCTATGTGCTCGATCCCGGTATCCCCGAAGCGCGCGACTGGATCACCAGCATTGTGGCCGAGGTCGTTGCGCGCTATCCCATCGACGGTGTGCAGTTCGATGACTACTTCTATTCCGAATCTGCCGGTTCGCTGCTTAACGATAATCAGACCTTCAGTCGTTATGGTCAGGGTTTTGCCAGCAAAGCAGACTGGCGACGTCACAACACGCAGCAGCTGATTGAGCAGGTTTCACGGACAATTAAACAGCTGAAGCCGGAAGTTGAGTTTGGTGTCAGCCCGGCGGGCGTCTGGCGTAATCTGTCGCACGATCCTGCCGGTTCCGACACACGCGGCGCGGCCGCCTATGACGAAGCCTTTGCGGATACCCGTCGCTGGGTGCAGCAGGGCCTGCTGGATTACATCGCACCCCAGCTCTACTGGCCATTTTCCCGTCAGGCTGCCCGTTATGACGTGCTGGCAAACTGGTGGGCAGAGGTCGTGAAACCGACCAAAACCCGGCTCTATATTGGCCTTGCTCTCTACAAAGTGGGCGAACCATCAAAAATTGAGCCTGACTGGACGCTTCAGGGGGGCGTGCCTGAACTGAAGAAGCAGCTAGACCTTAATGAATCGAACCCCAATATCAGTGGCACTATTCTGTTCAGAGAGAACTATCTGAATCAGCCACAGACGCAGCAGGCGGTGAGCTATCTTAAAAGCCGCTGGGGTGGCTGA
- a CDS encoding sensor domain-containing diguanylate cyclase — translation MNRNPGNFAPSGMQSSLGRTMAFFLSLTIFAVVIINIWTLWGSWQHNQKVREEDARNLSVSLAKQAEDAFLQVDITLADAVRQLTINGLDYAATPVFANQLKEQQGKLRQLHGLFIYDAQGKWIATSGNYVPAKGSNADRDYFVWHRTHDDARVRIGHVIRSRSTGDLVIPVSQRLNDSKGNFAGVALATVKVDYFRQFYNYYTLGDRDVLGLILSDTTVLYIRPFPDTAINHSLSTSPLFTTVLKTSSSGSATWRSALDGVERVYGYARLEQYPLIVTAGYDLDKIRSDWFSANIIDVLLNLILLVMISGMGMFVLRQVRKNVRNQVELTQIRDELTTINHTLQSLALIDGLTGLANRRQFDAMLDQILKRSQKSGEPVSLIMFDIDYFKRYNDTYGHVAGDVCLQRVSTILKETTQWQDAVVARYGGEEFAIILPLSGESDAKMIAERAVNAVLAARIPHETSGLSEHVVTLSAGYSSLISDGYSDEAIRLKQQADKALYEAKNNGRNRVHGLT, via the coding sequence TTGAACAGAAACCCCGGCAATTTTGCGCCATCAGGAATGCAGAGTTCACTGGGCCGTACCATGGCCTTCTTTCTTTCGCTCACCATATTTGCTGTTGTGATAATCAATATATGGACGCTCTGGGGATCATGGCAGCACAATCAGAAAGTGCGTGAAGAGGATGCCCGCAACCTGTCCGTTTCACTCGCTAAACAGGCAGAAGATGCGTTCCTGCAGGTGGATATTACACTGGCGGATGCCGTCAGGCAGCTCACTATCAATGGGCTGGATTATGCTGCAACGCCCGTCTTCGCCAATCAGCTTAAAGAGCAGCAGGGGAAGCTACGTCAGCTCCATGGCCTGTTTATTTATGATGCTCAGGGTAAATGGATTGCCACGTCGGGCAACTACGTTCCGGCAAAAGGCAGCAATGCCGATCGGGACTATTTTGTCTGGCACCGTACGCATGATGATGCCCGTGTCCGGATTGGCCATGTTATCCGAAGCCGGTCTACGGGTGACCTTGTTATTCCGGTCTCGCAGCGACTGAACGATTCAAAAGGTAACTTTGCCGGCGTTGCGCTGGCGACGGTCAAAGTTGACTATTTCCGGCAGTTTTACAACTACTATACGCTGGGTGACCGCGATGTACTGGGGCTGATTCTGTCCGATACTACCGTGCTCTATATACGGCCTTTCCCGGATACGGCCATTAACCACAGTCTGTCCACGAGCCCATTATTCACAACTGTCCTGAAAACATCCTCAAGTGGCAGTGCAACATGGCGCTCTGCACTGGATGGGGTAGAGCGGGTGTATGGTTACGCACGTCTTGAGCAGTATCCGCTTATTGTCACCGCAGGATATGATCTGGATAAGATCCGTTCAGACTGGTTCTCTGCCAATATCATTGACGTCCTGCTGAACCTGATACTGCTCGTAATGATTTCAGGAATGGGAATGTTTGTTCTCCGGCAGGTGAGAAAGAACGTCAGAAATCAGGTGGAATTAACACAAATCAGGGATGAGCTGACCACCATTAATCACACACTGCAGTCGCTGGCTCTGATTGACGGGCTTACCGGACTGGCAAATCGCCGCCAGTTTGACGCGATGCTTGACCAGATCCTGAAGCGCTCGCAGAAATCCGGTGAACCGGTTTCTCTCATCATGTTTGATATCGACTATTTCAAGCGTTACAACGACACCTACGGGCATGTCGCCGGTGATGTCTGTCTGCAGCGCGTCAGCACCATCCTGAAAGAAACTACGCAGTGGCAGGATGCGGTGGTCGCGCGCTATGGCGGGGAAGAGTTCGCCATTATCCTGCCATTAAGCGGCGAGAGTGACGCGAAAATGATAGCAGAACGCGCAGTGAACGCCGTCCTGGCGGCCAGAATACCCCACGAAACTTCCGGCCTTTCCGAACATGTCGTGACACTCAGCGCGGGCTACAGCAGCCTGATTTCGGATGGCTATTCAGACGAAGCCATAAGACTCAAGCAACAGGCCGATAAGGCCCTCTACGAAGCAAAAAACAATGGCCGTAACCGTGTGCATGGCCTGACATAA